A stretch of Eleutherodactylus coqui strain aEleCoq1 chromosome 9, aEleCoq1.hap1, whole genome shotgun sequence DNA encodes these proteins:
- the ENY2 gene encoding transcription and mRNA export factor ENY2, with protein sequence MNKDAQMRAVINQKLIETGERERLKEVLRAKLIECGWRDQLKAHCKDVISEKGLEHVTVDDLVAEITPKGRALVPDSVKKELLQRIRAFLAQHASL encoded by the exons ATGAATAAAGATGCGCAGATGAGAGCGGTGATCAACCAGAAGCTCATAGAAACCGGCGAGAGGGAGCG CCTCAAAGAAGTGCTGAGAGCGAAACTGATTGAGTGTGGATGGAGAGACCAGCTGAAGGCTCACTGTAAAG ATGTGATTAGTGAGAAGGGACTGGAACATGTCACTGTCGATGATCTGGTTGCAGAAATCACTCCCAAAGGCAGAG ccCTGGTGCCTGACAGTGTGAAGAAGGAGCTGTTACAGAGGATAAGGGCTTTCCTTGCCCAGCATGCCAGTCTTTAA